A DNA window from Methanococcus voltae PS contains the following coding sequences:
- a CDS encoding ribonuclease H-like domain-containing protein: MKLNPNVKKNISGFAENIKKKSEESSLNSKDNFSDYEFSGDAEYTQAMKLKSDLLKKYGGKELGEVFDGQEVKSKEGTTYCIEDSFKCKIKKQDVENAKRTILSDFTVIKGIAEATEFKLKNQGYDTLYDLQNHEKFGHGAKKLVTCIEKEGIFGFLNNLPNNYSKSSPNILRASKFHELDDFIVYDIETMGLSNVPIFLFGMSYITEDEIHTKQFFARNISEEAASLYRTVQEINQKNILVTFNGKTFDVPRTRDRLNYYELKRPEPIQMHYDLRYFSKRAWGNKLENCKLQTVEKELLNEYRKDDVPSYLVPDFYKTYDESKNIGPIVPVITHNKIDVVTSAKILNLLWNEW, translated from the coding sequence ATGAAGTTAAATCCAAACGTCAAAAAAAATATTTCGGGATTTGCAGAAAATATAAAGAAAAAATCCGAAGAAAGTTCTTTAAATTCAAAAGATAATTTTTCTGATTATGAATTTTCAGGAGATGCGGAATATACGCAAGCAATGAAATTAAAATCAGATTTACTTAAAAAATATGGGGGAAAGGAATTAGGCGAGGTTTTTGATGGTCAAGAAGTTAAGTCAAAAGAAGGTACTACGTACTGTATTGAAGATAGTTTTAAATGCAAAATAAAAAAACAAGATGTTGAAAATGCAAAAAGGACAATATTATCTGATTTTACTGTAATTAAAGGAATTGCTGAAGCTACGGAATTTAAATTAAAAAATCAAGGTTATGATACACTATATGATTTACAAAATCATGAAAAATTTGGTCATGGCGCAAAAAAGCTAGTAACTTGTATCGAAAAAGAAGGAATATTTGGATTTTTAAACAATCTGCCCAATAATTATTCTAAATCAAGCCCCAATATACTAAGAGCTTCAAAATTTCATGAATTAGATGATTTTATTGTATATGATATTGAAACCATGGGATTAAGTAACGTCCCAATATTTCTTTTTGGAATGTCATATATTACAGAAGACGAAATACATACAAAACAATTTTTTGCACGGAACATTTCGGAAGAAGCTGCTTCTCTGTACCGAACAGTACAAGAAATTAACCAAAAAAACATTTTAGTTACCTTTAATGGAAAAACTTTTGATGTACCCCGAACTAGGGATAGATTAAATTATTATGAATTAAAAAGACCCGAACCTATACAAATGCATTATGACTTGCGCTATTTTTCAAAAAGAGCATGGGGTAATAAACTTGAAAATTGTAAGTTACAAACGGTTGAAAAAGAACTGTTAAACGAGTATAGAAAAGATGACGTACCAAGTTATTTGGTACCCGATTTTTACAAAACATATGATGAATCAAAGAATATTGGTCCAATTGTACCAGTTATAACCCACAATAAAATAGATGTAGTAACATCTGCTAAAATACTTAATTTACTTTGGAACGAGTGGTAA
- a CDS encoding DEAD/DEAH box helicase — MEISKITEFIMSLNSQNQSDVKESKSINHSNNISTIKKIPSEMPEYYEKDLNLPETLHEYLEDNKLKLYTHQSQVLENIRNSNNVLLTTSTASGKTLAFNLPVFETLINDKDATALYIYPTKALTNDQIHNLKKMDRDLNLGINPGVYDGDTPQWARKNIRENSRIVLTNPYELHQILQYHSKWKNFWKNLKYIVIDEAHSYRGIFGSNVAYLIRRMKRIYEYYNSNPLYILASATLANSKEFSKNLIGEEFTIIDSDGSRKNRRFFILYNILNEDIQDDSYSSAIISLFKKHFYNDLKTIGFVKSRKMAELYTLWVKESLKTIEDKNKISVYRAGIAVQKRKEIENAFKTGDLKAVISTNALEVGIDVGSLDSVIMCGYPGTLMSFWQQAGRAGRAGNDSSITLIANEYPLDQYVVTHPEILFNKSTENAVINLENPYIIMGHILCAASEIPLKTEEINKYFMEGLDEFIEYLSEAELLQKTAKGWVYKNTVSASEIVSLNSIFSNDFMIIDENGKYIESLDKERAFGEAHTGAIYISNSEQYYIRKLNLNTKEANAIKTNVDYYTKASASISVDIVEELAKKDYGCFSVHYGEVNVIKSYYMYETLKYGTKINMKPLDLPPLSFQTTAIWYSFKPEFFRELSSFPLVEIIEGLHGVEHAMINIFPIHILCDTKDIGGCSIANESLEECQFFIYDGFEGGIGLAEKAFKIPEKIAKTAYELVRDCKCDNVSGCPSCIYSPSCGSGNNNLNKKYSKEILEKINGIFNKMNE; from the coding sequence GTGGAAATTAGTAAAATTACAGAGTTTATAATGAGTTTAAACAGTCAAAATCAATCCGATGTAAAAGAGTCAAAATCAATCAATCATTCTAATAATATATCTACTATAAAAAAAATTCCTTCAGAAATGCCTGAATATTATGAAAAAGATTTAAATCTACCCGAAACTCTTCATGAATATCTTGAAGATAATAAACTTAAATTATACACTCACCAAAGTCAGGTATTGGAAAACATACGAAATTCTAATAATGTATTGCTAACCACAAGTACGGCCTCAGGTAAAACTTTAGCATTTAATTTGCCAGTATTTGAAACTTTAATAAATGATAAAGATGCGACTGCATTATATATTTACCCCACAAAAGCTTTAACCAATGACCAAATTCATAATCTAAAAAAAATGGATAGAGATTTAAACTTAGGTATTAATCCGGGAGTATATGATGGAGATACGCCACAATGGGCTAGGAAAAATATTCGAGAAAATAGCCGAATCGTATTAACAAACCCCTACGAATTACATCAAATACTCCAATATCATTCTAAATGGAAAAACTTTTGGAAAAATTTAAAATATATTGTAATTGATGAAGCCCACAGTTATAGGGGTATTTTTGGATCTAATGTAGCCTATTTGATAAGAAGAATGAAAAGAATTTACGAATATTACAATTCTAACCCATTGTATATATTAGCTTCAGCTACTTTGGCAAATTCAAAAGAATTTTCTAAAAATTTAATCGGTGAAGAATTTACGATTATAGATAGCGATGGCTCTCGAAAAAATAGACGATTCTTTATACTATACAATATCCTTAATGAAGATATTCAAGATGATTCTTATAGCTCTGCAATAATAAGTTTATTTAAAAAACACTTCTACAACGATTTAAAAACCATTGGTTTTGTAAAATCTCGAAAAATGGCAGAACTTTATACTCTCTGGGTAAAAGAATCTTTGAAAACTATTGAAGATAAAAATAAAATATCTGTTTATCGAGCCGGTATAGCCGTTCAAAAACGTAAGGAAATAGAAAATGCGTTTAAAACAGGTGATTTAAAAGCTGTAATTTCTACAAATGCATTGGAAGTTGGAATAGATGTCGGTTCTTTAGATTCAGTAATAATGTGCGGATATCCAGGAACTTTAATGTCATTTTGGCAACAAGCAGGAAGAGCGGGGAGAGCGGGGAATGACTCTTCAATAACATTAATTGCAAATGAATATCCATTAGACCAATATGTGGTTACCCATCCAGAAATTTTATTTAATAAATCCACAGAGAATGCAGTAATTAATTTAGAAAATCCTTATATTATTATGGGTCATATTTTATGTGCGGCATCAGAAATACCTTTAAAAACTGAAGAAATAAACAAATATTTCATGGAAGGTTTGGATGAATTTATCGAATATTTATCTGAAGCAGAGCTTTTGCAAAAAACAGCTAAGGGCTGGGTTTATAAAAATACAGTAAGTGCTTCAGAAATAGTTAGTTTAAATTCTATCTTTTCAAATGATTTTATGATAATAGATGAAAATGGAAAATATATTGAATCTTTGGATAAAGAGCGTGCTTTTGGAGAAGCACATACTGGTGCAATATATATAAGTAATTCAGAACAGTATTATATAAGAAAATTGAATTTAAATACCAAAGAAGCAAATGCTATTAAAACAAACGTAGATTATTATACAAAAGCAAGTGCGAGCATATCCGTGGATATTGTTGAAGAATTGGCTAAAAAAGATTATGGTTGTTTTTCAGTACATTACGGGGAAGTAAATGTAATAAAAAGTTATTATATGTATGAAACATTAAAATACGGTACAAAAATAAATATGAAACCATTAGATCTTCCCCCTTTGAGTTTCCAAACTACTGCAATATGGTATAGTTTTAAACCAGAATTTTTTAGAGAGTTGAGTAGTTTCCCATTAGTAGAAATAATTGAAGGACTTCATGGGGTGGAACATGCCATGATTAATATATTTCCAATACATATCTTATGTGACACCAAAGATATTGGAGGATGCTCAATAGCTAATGAAAGTCTTGAGGAATGCCAATTCTTTATATATGATGGTTTTGAGGGCGGTATTGGGTTAGCTGAAAAAGCATTTAAAATACCTGAAAAAATAGCTAAAACAGCATATGAATTAGTTAGGGATTGTAAATGTGATAATGTTTCAGGTTGTCCATCTTGTATTTACTCCCCAAGTTGTGGTTCAGGCAATAATAATTTAAATAAAAAATATTCAAAGGAAATTCTTGAAAAAATAAATGGAATATTTAATAAAATGAATGAATAA